In Micropterus dolomieu isolate WLL.071019.BEF.003 ecotype Adirondacks linkage group LG17, ASM2129224v1, whole genome shotgun sequence, one genomic interval encodes:
- the asb7 gene encoding ankyrin repeat and SOCS box protein 7 isoform X1 gives MTKRSSSLQLVKRMLNHHCRRNPELHEELQIQAAVAAGDVCTVRRMLEQGYSPKIRDANGWTLLHFSAAKGKERCVRVFLEHGADPTVKDFIGGFTALHYAAMHGRARIARLMLESEFRSDIINAKSNDGWTPLHVAAHYGRDSFVRLLLEFRAEVDPLSDKGTTPLQLAIIRERSSCVRILLDHSANIDIQNGFLLRYAVIKGNHSYCRMFLQRGADTNLGRLEDGQTPLHLSALRDDVLCAQMLYMYGADTNTRNYEGQTPVAVSVSMSGISRPCLDFLQEVTKQPRTLQDLCRIKIRHCIGLQSLKFLEELPIAKVMKDYLKHKFDNV, from the exons ATGACTAAGAGAAGCTCCTCTCTGCAGCTTGTCAAAag GATGCTGAACCATCACTGCAGAAGGAACCCTGAGCTTCATGAGGAGCTACAGATCCAAGCGGCAGTGGCAGCAGGGGATGTCTGCACTGTCAGGAGAATGCTGGAGCAGGGATACTCGCCTAAAATCCGCGATGCCAACGGCTGGACACTGCTTCACTTCTCTGCTGCCAAAGGAAAAGAGAGATGTGTGAGAGTCTTTTTAGAGCATGGAG CTGACCCCACAGTGAAGGACTTTATTGGTGGCTTCACAGCACTTCACTATGCTGCTATGCACGGCAGAGCACGCATCGCCCGGTTGATGCTAGAATCTGAGTTTCGCAGCGACATTATAAATGCAAAAAGCAACGATGGCTGGACGCCACTGCACGTGGCTGCCCACTACGGTCGAGACTCGTTTGTGCGCCTCCTCCTCGAGTTCAGGGCCGAGGTGGACCCGCTGAGTGACAAAGGGACCACACCACTACAGTTGGCCATCATCCGTGAACGCTCCAGTTGTGTACGGATCCTCCTGGACCACAGCGCCAACATTGACATTCAAAATGGCTTCCTGCTCCGATATGCTGTCATCAAAGGCAATCACTCCTACTGCCGCATGTTCCTGCAAAGGGGAGCGGACACTAATCTCGGACGTCTTGAAGACGGCCAAACCCCCCTGCACCTGTCAGCCCTCAGGGACGATGTGTTGTGCGCCCAGATGCTCTACATGTACGGAGCTGATACCAATACGAGGAACTACGAGGGCCAGACACCCGTAGCTGTATCTGTTAGCATGTCTGGGATCAGCCGGCCCTGTCTGGACTTCCTGCAGGAGGTCACCA AACAGCCTCGGACTCTACAGGACCTGTGTCGAATAAAAATCCGTCACTGCATTGGCCTTCAAAGTTTGAAATTCTTGGAGGAGCTACCAATCGCAAAGGTTATGAAAGACTATTTAAAACACAAGTTTGACAACGTGTGA
- the asb7 gene encoding ankyrin repeat and SOCS box protein 7 isoform X4: protein MTKRSSSLQLVKRMLNHHCRRNPELHEELQIQAAVAAGDVCTVRRMLEQGYSPKIRDANGWTLLHFSAAKGKERCVRVFLEHGADPTVKDFIGGFTALHYAAMHGRARIARLMLESEFRSDIINAKSNDGWTPLHVAAHYGRDSFVRLLLEFRAEVDPLSDKGTTPLQLAIIRERSSCVRILLDHSANIDIQNGFLLRYAVIKGNHSYCRMFLQRGADTNLGRLEDGQTPLHLSALRDDVLCAQMLYMYGADTNTRNYEGQTPVAVSVSMSGISRPCLDFLQEVTRGAQ from the exons ATGACTAAGAGAAGCTCCTCTCTGCAGCTTGTCAAAag GATGCTGAACCATCACTGCAGAAGGAACCCTGAGCTTCATGAGGAGCTACAGATCCAAGCGGCAGTGGCAGCAGGGGATGTCTGCACTGTCAGGAGAATGCTGGAGCAGGGATACTCGCCTAAAATCCGCGATGCCAACGGCTGGACACTGCTTCACTTCTCTGCTGCCAAAGGAAAAGAGAGATGTGTGAGAGTCTTTTTAGAGCATGGAG CTGACCCCACAGTGAAGGACTTTATTGGTGGCTTCACAGCACTTCACTATGCTGCTATGCACGGCAGAGCACGCATCGCCCGGTTGATGCTAGAATCTGAGTTTCGCAGCGACATTATAAATGCAAAAAGCAACGATGGCTGGACGCCACTGCACGTGGCTGCCCACTACGGTCGAGACTCGTTTGTGCGCCTCCTCCTCGAGTTCAGGGCCGAGGTGGACCCGCTGAGTGACAAAGGGACCACACCACTACAGTTGGCCATCATCCGTGAACGCTCCAGTTGTGTACGGATCCTCCTGGACCACAGCGCCAACATTGACATTCAAAATGGCTTCCTGCTCCGATATGCTGTCATCAAAGGCAATCACTCCTACTGCCGCATGTTCCTGCAAAGGGGAGCGGACACTAATCTCGGACGTCTTGAAGACGGCCAAACCCCCCTGCACCTGTCAGCCCTCAGGGACGATGTGTTGTGCGCCCAGATGCTCTACATGTACGGAGCTGATACCAATACGAGGAACTACGAGGGCCAGACACCCGTAGCTGTATCTGTTAGCATGTCTGGGATCAGCCGGCCCTGTCTGGACTTCCTGCAGGAGGTCACCA GAGGAGCGCAGTGA
- the asb7 gene encoding ankyrin repeat and SOCS box protein 7 isoform X3 codes for MLNHHCRRNPELHEELQIQAAVAAGDVCTVRRMLEQGYSPKIRDANGWTLLHFSAAKGKERCVRVFLEHGADPTVKDFIGGFTALHYAAMHGRARIARLMLESEFRSDIINAKSNDGWTPLHVAAHYGRDSFVRLLLEFRAEVDPLSDKGTTPLQLAIIRERSSCVRILLDHSANIDIQNGFLLRYAVIKGNHSYCRMFLQRGADTNLGRLEDGQTPLHLSALRDDVLCAQMLYMYGADTNTRNYEGQTPVAVSVSMSGISRPCLDFLQEVTKQPRTLQDLCRIKIRHCIGLQSLKFLEELPIAKVMKDYLKHKFDNV; via the exons ATGCTGAACCATCACTGCAGAAGGAACCCTGAGCTTCATGAGGAGCTACAGATCCAAGCGGCAGTGGCAGCAGGGGATGTCTGCACTGTCAGGAGAATGCTGGAGCAGGGATACTCGCCTAAAATCCGCGATGCCAACGGCTGGACACTGCTTCACTTCTCTGCTGCCAAAGGAAAAGAGAGATGTGTGAGAGTCTTTTTAGAGCATGGAG CTGACCCCACAGTGAAGGACTTTATTGGTGGCTTCACAGCACTTCACTATGCTGCTATGCACGGCAGAGCACGCATCGCCCGGTTGATGCTAGAATCTGAGTTTCGCAGCGACATTATAAATGCAAAAAGCAACGATGGCTGGACGCCACTGCACGTGGCTGCCCACTACGGTCGAGACTCGTTTGTGCGCCTCCTCCTCGAGTTCAGGGCCGAGGTGGACCCGCTGAGTGACAAAGGGACCACACCACTACAGTTGGCCATCATCCGTGAACGCTCCAGTTGTGTACGGATCCTCCTGGACCACAGCGCCAACATTGACATTCAAAATGGCTTCCTGCTCCGATATGCTGTCATCAAAGGCAATCACTCCTACTGCCGCATGTTCCTGCAAAGGGGAGCGGACACTAATCTCGGACGTCTTGAAGACGGCCAAACCCCCCTGCACCTGTCAGCCCTCAGGGACGATGTGTTGTGCGCCCAGATGCTCTACATGTACGGAGCTGATACCAATACGAGGAACTACGAGGGCCAGACACCCGTAGCTGTATCTGTTAGCATGTCTGGGATCAGCCGGCCCTGTCTGGACTTCCTGCAGGAGGTCACCA AACAGCCTCGGACTCTACAGGACCTGTGTCGAATAAAAATCCGTCACTGCATTGGCCTTCAAAGTTTGAAATTCTTGGAGGAGCTACCAATCGCAAAGGTTATGAAAGACTATTTAAAACACAAGTTTGACAACGTGTGA
- the asb7 gene encoding ankyrin repeat and SOCS box protein 7 isoform X2 gives MTKRSSSLQLVKRRNPELHEELQIQAAVAAGDVCTVRRMLEQGYSPKIRDANGWTLLHFSAAKGKERCVRVFLEHGADPTVKDFIGGFTALHYAAMHGRARIARLMLESEFRSDIINAKSNDGWTPLHVAAHYGRDSFVRLLLEFRAEVDPLSDKGTTPLQLAIIRERSSCVRILLDHSANIDIQNGFLLRYAVIKGNHSYCRMFLQRGADTNLGRLEDGQTPLHLSALRDDVLCAQMLYMYGADTNTRNYEGQTPVAVSVSMSGISRPCLDFLQEVTKQPRTLQDLCRIKIRHCIGLQSLKFLEELPIAKVMKDYLKHKFDNV, from the exons ATGACTAAGAGAAGCTCCTCTCTGCAGCTTGTCAAAag AAGGAACCCTGAGCTTCATGAGGAGCTACAGATCCAAGCGGCAGTGGCAGCAGGGGATGTCTGCACTGTCAGGAGAATGCTGGAGCAGGGATACTCGCCTAAAATCCGCGATGCCAACGGCTGGACACTGCTTCACTTCTCTGCTGCCAAAGGAAAAGAGAGATGTGTGAGAGTCTTTTTAGAGCATGGAG CTGACCCCACAGTGAAGGACTTTATTGGTGGCTTCACAGCACTTCACTATGCTGCTATGCACGGCAGAGCACGCATCGCCCGGTTGATGCTAGAATCTGAGTTTCGCAGCGACATTATAAATGCAAAAAGCAACGATGGCTGGACGCCACTGCACGTGGCTGCCCACTACGGTCGAGACTCGTTTGTGCGCCTCCTCCTCGAGTTCAGGGCCGAGGTGGACCCGCTGAGTGACAAAGGGACCACACCACTACAGTTGGCCATCATCCGTGAACGCTCCAGTTGTGTACGGATCCTCCTGGACCACAGCGCCAACATTGACATTCAAAATGGCTTCCTGCTCCGATATGCTGTCATCAAAGGCAATCACTCCTACTGCCGCATGTTCCTGCAAAGGGGAGCGGACACTAATCTCGGACGTCTTGAAGACGGCCAAACCCCCCTGCACCTGTCAGCCCTCAGGGACGATGTGTTGTGCGCCCAGATGCTCTACATGTACGGAGCTGATACCAATACGAGGAACTACGAGGGCCAGACACCCGTAGCTGTATCTGTTAGCATGTCTGGGATCAGCCGGCCCTGTCTGGACTTCCTGCAGGAGGTCACCA AACAGCCTCGGACTCTACAGGACCTGTGTCGAATAAAAATCCGTCACTGCATTGGCCTTCAAAGTTTGAAATTCTTGGAGGAGCTACCAATCGCAAAGGTTATGAAAGACTATTTAAAACACAAGTTTGACAACGTGTGA